GCCCTGCTCCGGACCCCCGGGGCCCGGCTCGCCGCCGTCGCCAGCCGCGACCCCGGCCGGGCCCGGCAGGTCGCCGACACGTTCGGTTGCGCCCCGGTGGCCGGGTACCAGGCCCTGCTGGAACGCGACGACATCGACGCCGTGTACCTGCCACTGCCGCCGGCCCTGCACCCGGAGTGGATCCGGCGCGCCCTCACGGCCGGGAAGCACGTCCTCGCCGAGAAGCCGCTCACCACGAGCAGCGCCGAGACCGCCGAACTGACCGCGCTGGCCACCGCCTCGCAACGGGTCCTGGCAGAGAACGTGATGTTCGTGCACCACCCGCGGCACGAACGGGTACGCCGGCTCGTCGCCGACGGCGCCGTCGGGGTGCCGCAGACGTTCACCGCCGCCTTCACCGTCCCCCGGCGGCCGCCGGGCGACATCCGGCTCTCCGCGGAGCTGGGCGGTGGCGCGCTGCTGGACATCGGCGGCTATCCGCTGCGCGCCGCCCAGTTCTTCCTCGGCCCGGATCTGCGGGTCGCCGGCGCGGCCCTGCGCACCGGCGAGGGGGCCGAGGTCGACTGCGGGGGCGGCGCGTTGCT
The sequence above is a segment of the Streptomyces lydicus genome. Coding sequences within it:
- a CDS encoding Gfo/Idh/MocA family protein, whose translation is MPAHPGMSTVADPQHREPPLRFGVLGCADIARRRVLPALLRTPGARLAAVASRDPGRARQVADTFGCAPVAGYQALLERDDIDAVYLPLPPALHPEWIRRALTAGKHVLAEKPLTTSSAETAELTALATASQRVLAENVMFVHHPRHERVRRLVADGAVGVPQTFTAAFTVPRRPPGDIRLSAELGGGALLDIGGYPLRAAQFFLGPDLRVAGAALRTGEGAEVDCGGGALLVSGDGATAQLTFGLDHAYVSRYEILGSTGRITVDRAFTPPADHVGEIRLDRADGTEVLPTPAADQCVNTLAAFVRAVRTGEPAAGHGTLRRQAELIEEIRRAAGTTDREPGR